GTCTCCTCCCACGCTACCCTGACCTTGACCGCTGGGCTCAGTGTGTTTTGCTCACTGCTGTGTGCCTGTGCCTGGGATCATGCCGGGCACCTAGGAAATGCTCAGTTGGCAGACTTGGCCCGCTGGCTGACGTGGCAATCCTCTTCTCAGACACCTGGCTGCCAGGTCAGATGTGTTCCCTCACCGTACGTCAGCACACCCGGGGAGAGTCTCTAACTTCATCTCCCAACGTCCTCTGCTGGCAAAGCACTGCCGGCTCTCATCCTCAAAGGCTACCTGGACATCTCTTCTTAGCTTCCCGAAGTGAGGCTTCTCCCTATTGCTCACAGAGGGAGCTGCCTTTCTAGGGCTGCCTTTTCCCTGCTCCTTGGCCTCTCAAGTCCCCTCCCAGGTGCCCCCCAAGAGAGCCTTTCCCGGAACTGACCCATCATTGACAAAGACGGTAGGGAAGATGCAGGAGAGCAGGCTGAGGGGGCTGACCGAGAAGATGTAGACATTGACCACGTGGCCAGCACTGTGCAAGACTGAGAGAGATGTCGTTGGTTAGAGGGGCCACCCCGGAACCGCTCTACCTCCAACCCAGAGCGTAGCCCGGGGCTCGACCTGGCAGAGGCCATGGTGGGGAGGGTGCCCGGGAGCCACGTACTGGCCAGGACAACAGCCGCCATGGCGATCCACCGGTGGAAGTCCACGGCGGCGTCAAAGGGCACGTAGCGGTTGAGGAAGGTCTGGCGcaggaaggtgatgaggttgCGGCACATGGTGAGCAAGATGTAGGAGAACATGAAGGAGATGCTGGCTGCCGTGCCCCGCGACAGGATGATGCCCACAAAGGTGGTCTCAGATATGCCCGAAGACGAGGTGAAGGCGTAgtctggggagggagagaggaggggtaGGCAAGGCACTGGCACTGGGCGGTGCCTTGGGTTTCCCACCTGGATGCTgaggtcccccccaccccaagcccttACAGTAAGCCCGCTCTGCGAACAGGCCGGCGCAGACGGCCGAGAAGACGGCGACGCACACGATGTGCCGCAGGTAGTTCTCCACGAAGCGCTTGTACTGCTGCAGCTTCTGGGCCAGCAGGCCCCGGCGAATCCTCTCCCGCATCGCCTCCGTGTACAGTCTGGGAGGGGGTCCCACCGGCCTGCTGTGGGGgagacagggtggctgtgaggtcAGGGCACTCGGGTCTCCCCCACAGAGGTCGCACTGGGCCCTCAAAGGAAGAGCAGCAAACACTGAGGAGCAGACTCTCCCCAAGTCCTCTACCCTCCTCTGGTCCACCCTGTCCCCCGCCCTGCCCGGGCCTGGCTGCTCTGCTCAAAGCAGGCAGAAGCCAGGACACCCTGAACTATCCTCTTGGTGTTACTTTGGAGCGCAAGGCGAAAGAATGGGGTGCAACCTACTGAATGTAAAGCAATGGCCTGCCCTGCAAACCCCGACCGATTCACAGTACGAAGAGAGGCACAAGATGAGGAGACGGAAGAGAAGGTCCAGTGGGGAGGCAGAGGCTGAAGAACACTTTGACTGCCTTCTATccacccccccaaacacacacaccaggcCAGGGACAAATGTGAGACTCAGATGGTCCCTGGGTGGCAGGGAGTAACCCTGACACTCTGTCCCAATCTCCCTAGCCTCAGGAATCTAGGAAGCACTCACTTTTTGCCAAACCTCTTCTTCAACCCAGAGCCTCCCAGCTCTGGAGCTTCTAAGACAGGAAGGCCCAGTCCATTGGCACAGGAGCTGTGAgaagggcaggggggtggggtgggggagacagcaGAGCCTAGTGACTTCATGTACTCTGAACTTCTGGGTTAACTCAATGCTGGCCTAGAGGGGCAAGGAGCCAGCAAGCTCCTGAGTGGCCTAGGGTGTGTGAggcagctggaatgggggctaGGACTACTTTCAGAGAGCAACTGCCTGGCTCCTGGGGCTGACTCAGCAGCCCCACACCCTGCATTTCTCTCCAGGGGACCTCCCGACACCCAGTGTCTGCTCACCTTTCCTTGGGCGTCCGAGAGATGAATGAGACTCGGGAGTTGATGTTTTGCTTCAAAATGTCTTGAACACCTGCGGAGGAGAAGAAGCTAGACAGGCTTCCCCACAGGGCAGTTGGGGCGGGGGCGGAGACCAGGGCTTTCCCCTGCCCCACCAGAAAGATTTCCAGGGCCCTACCAGTGACTTGCCTGTTCCCCCTCGCTCCCCATTCTGAGTACGCCCCCCTACACAGGGTGGCCACTGCTAGACAACTTGtgaagggtagaaaggggcaccCCTTCTGGGGGAGGCCCCCCTACAGGTCCATGACCCCCAACTTGGTGTCAAGAAGACAGCATTCTTCCTCCAGGTAGATACAGTCCACACTGGTCAGTGCGTGAGTCGTGGTGAGCAGCAAGCAGGCAGGATTTCGGGCCACCCCTGACCCTGCCGTTGACAGCTCAGTGCACATTGTTAAGTGACACCTGAGGGCATGGGCACGGCTCCGTGCTGAGCACGGAGGAATGGACGAATGTAAGCTCTGGATCCTGTTCACCTGGACCTCTTCAGTTTCGAAGCCACTCCCCTGATTCCTTCCTTGCATAGCCacacacctccacctccacctttgACGCAGAGCTGCGTATGGCGGAGCTCGCTGTCATGGTCCCTCAGCATGAAGTGGAAGTCCTCCCACGTCAGCTCCTCCTTGTCCTCGAAGCCTGCCTCCCGGAACATGGACTCCACCACTTCGGCCAGCTGGGCCTTGGTCAGGCAGTTGTTGGAGATCTCGATGAAGGAGCTGgggttggagagggagggaagaggagggagggaccACAGACAGAGCAGGCTGTCACCCGGCTGGGCCAGGTCTAGGCGGGCGCAGGGTGAGGCAGGGCCAGATGAGCTCATGTGGCTCCCAGTGACCCGGGAAGTGGCACCAAGAAGGTGCTCACCTAGCCCGCAGATGATATGGAGCTGGGTGCGGTGGCCACAAGCTCAGGAGGTAGAAGAGAATTGAAAGTGACCTTGAGCCATGGGAGAAAGCAGCCCAGAGACCTGGGAGACTGCAGCCCAGCTAGAGTGTCACTTCATGCTGGGATGTGTCCAGGGCACACGCTTGTCAGGGCAGGCTCTCTGCCCACTTTCCTCTGTGGGCCCTGGCTCACTTTGGGCCCCTGGACCCCCATTTTCTCAGTGAAGCTGGAGCATGAGGCAGTGAGAGTGgggaggagctggagctggacTGCCCACTGCTTCCTTGCGCCAGCATCTTGGCAGGCAGCTGGGAGTGTCTCCACCCCAGACTGATGGTGGCAGACCACGCTGTGGCCACACATTTCTTGGGCTGTACTTGGGGAAAAAAGCAAACAGGCCGTACCCATGGGGATAAGCCCAGCAGGAAAAGACCCAGTCCGCCCGGCACAGCCACCAGTGCCGTCACCTGCCAGAAAAGCATCCCTCTGTGTGACAGGACCTGGGGGTGGGCACTCAGCCTTTGGTGGCAGGGACCCTCTCCTACATTCCCTCGAGCCCTGCCCAAGGCTGAGCCTGCAGCGACACACCCAAATGGCTGTTGACTGCCACCAGTTTTATCCTAGCCCTTTCAGAAGACCCGTTTCTAATGattaacaataaataaatagtcaccccaaaaaaaaacaaaaaacaggaggGAGAAGGCCaaaaaaaggagttgataccaagggctcaagttaaaagaaaatgttttggaaatgttgatggcaacctatgtacaagtgtgcgttaatacaactgaatgatgggttgtcataagatttgtaagagccccgccccacccccgggataaaatgatgatgatgatgaagaagaaaaaggagaaggagaaagaacCAGAAGCCCCTGTCCAGTGTGGTCCTTGGGTGCTAAGAGGGATGCGTAAGGCAGTAGAAGTGGTGCAAAGGGAGAGGTGAGTTCGATCCATTCACTCATTCACGCCCTTTTATCTTACTCAGCGACTATGTGTTGGGCGCTTCTATGTCCCAAGCACAGGGCAGAGGGGACAGGTTCAGCGGGGAGCAAAGAGCTATGAACCTTTGTGGTTGGGCACTGATTTCAAGAACACAGAACCTGAAGTTCAAAGCTGACCTTTACCAGCACACCAGAAACAGAAATGGCTTAAGATGAAGGAAGAATGAGTTGGAATGGAAAGGAGCTGCCAGGTTGCTACTCCGATTGCATGTCATGGGATGTGTGTTAgaagaatccatccatccatccatccatccttttacTAGGTGTGTGTCAGACAGTGTTAGGCGTGCTGGATTTTGCAAACAGAGTTTGTTTTCAAGGATCCAAAGGCACCCACAAAAGTCAGAGAGCATCACCGGGGCTTTGCTGTTGGCTGGGCTGGGCGTTTGGGTGGTGGCGTTGGCCTTGTTTGAAACTGAGGAGGCGCTGGATGCTTGCAACAGGGCGGCTATAAACCCGCCTAGAGTCCGAGGCCTGGCAGGTAAACTTTTGGAACCGGGCACCCTGAGAGACGTCCACTCTGTCTGGACCCCTGCCTCTCACAGCAGATAGCCACCTTGCCTGCCCCCCTCTGACCTGACCTGTGTCCCTCTGTAAAACATCAGGAAGTTGCAAGCATGGCCCACCCCATACCCCGTACCCCATCATGTTGAAGAACTCTTGCTTGGAGAGAAAGCCATTCGCATCAAGGTCATACATGGTGAACATCAGGCGGGACTTATCCTCGGGGGAGCCTGGGTAGAGAAAGGTGGCTATCAGCTAGCTCCCTGCTGAAAAACATCCAGGGCCTTGGATGAGGCTTGCCACCCCACTGGTCCCCACCTTTCATGAAGACCACCAGGATGTCCAGGAACTCCCGGAAGGACAGGTACCCATTGCCATCCTTGTCGGCCAGAGAGAACATGGACTCCACAAACATGTCCTGCGGTTTCAGGCCCAGAGACTCGGCAAACTCAGCCCTGCTCAGCTCGCACGACAGGGCCTCCCGCACCTTCTGCGAGGAGTCCAGGGGCAGGGTCCCTGCATCTGCCTGGTTAATGTCCAGCACCTGCACTTGGACAGCGGccgggagggagaaggggagaaagagaagaaggccgGTCTGGAAGCAGTTCCGTGACACCGCCCCCTCCCCTTCTCATCTCCCTAAAATCCAATCAGAAAGGTTGAGCCCTGGTAGCTCCTTGGTCCTCAGACAGACTTCTGGCTCAGGCATCGACTCTCCTGCAGAAGGGGTGAATCAAGCCTCTTGCAACCAGCCTTCTCTGCATCCCCCCCCCATCACCCCCCGTCAGCAATGTTACATAGGGAGTCTGGGAGTGGAGTgagagggggcgggggtgggccaAGTGTGAACATGTAAAGTAAGAGATACAAAGACACAGTAGACACAGGTGGACCAGCAGGAAGAGGCTAAGGACATGCTCATGTCAAGCCGCATGAGGCTGCCCTGTGCCCAGAAATTGATCTCTGTTTGTGCGTGTAAATGGAAAAAGGCGTGCCCTTATCAAGTGCACACGGAACGGGAGCTAAGCCCTGCCCAGTGTTTTTCTAACAAGTTCCCAGGTGAGGCTGAGCCTTCTGGGTCCAGACACCACTGGCCTAGGAGAAGGTCTTAATGAGTCCACCCACCCAATAGGGCGGATGCTGTCTGAACCATGGTTTTCTAGACAAGGAAACAATGGAGGTAAAAAGCAGAGATGTGACTGGTGACTCCTCAGTGACTAAGCACGAGAGAGCTCAGAGATAAGTTCGCCCCCCCATGGGGTCGATCCGTCGTCCCTGGTCCCCTCGCTCCACAGCACCAGACGGACCACAGGCTCCAAAGGCCCGGGTCACGGTACCTGGGCAAAAAGGTGCCGGAAGAATATCTCGAGGATGCGTCCCCGCTGCTGCTTGGTCACCGCCTTCCTGAACAGCTCCTTCTCATCCACCGCGGCCATGTGGACGCCCAAGCCCCAGCCGCTGCAGGAGTCCCGCAGGTGCTGCACAAAGGTGGCTCGCTCGGTCTCACAGCTGAACAGCAGCACCTGGGTGAGAGCAGGGGCGCACTGATGCTGGGAGCGTCACATTGCGCCTcccctggcagggggtgggggctagCATTGAAGAAAGGATGGAAAGACtggccccgcccccccaccctttcAGGATGGGTCCAGTGTCTGCAGGGAGTCTCTCTCCCCAGCTTCCACGGGCCGCAGGGCTGCTCTGTAGCAGAGGAGAGAGTAGCCTAAGGGGACTTCCCAGGCTGGGGCGATGCGGAAGTCAGGTGGCCTCACCAGGTCATACTCCTTGGGGATCTTGAGCAGCAGGGCCCGGCACCCTCGGTCGCTGGACAGGATGAGGTTGACCTGCTGCTCGGGCCGCAGCTGGATGATGCGGAGCACGGCGAGCTGCCTGTCCAGGACCTGCAGACCCCTGTCTGTGAGGAGCTGGATGATGATGGGATAGCTCTTCTCCTTGGGGCCCGGCCACTCCGTCGCTGGAGGAGAGGCAATGGGGCAGAGTGATCCTACGAGGTTCTGGGGCTCACCCTCTACCAGGGCCAGCAGGTACCCCGAAGCCTGACTTTCCCCCtgaatcagcaatctggttttttaattattttattgggggctcgtacaattcttatcacaatccatatatacatccattgtgtcaagaacatatgtacatttgttgccatcgtcattctcaaaacctggTTCTTTCTCCTaggggctcccccagccccccacctgccctcagcCCAGCTCACCTGGCACCCCATCCTTGGCTGTGTCCTTCCGCATGCTCTCTTTGCTTTTCTTCAGCAGCTTCTTGCGCTCTCGTCCCCGGAAATGGGCCACCACGGCCGCGATGAGCAGACTCACTGAAGACAACCAGAAGAGCCCGTGGGGAGGGGCCTTGCCTGCAGCTTCCCTGGGCCTTTGGctgcctcccctcccttcccaagaCCCTTGAGCCTGGCCTCGAGCCCTGTCAAGGTACCAAGGACCTTGCCCTACAGAACAACGGGACTagctgtggggagcagggaggccccaagagggaaggtggggtgagggtgAAAGGCTCACCTAGGGGAAGCAAGCAGAGAGCCACAAGGGTGATTCCAAACCCAAGACCACTGCCCTCAAAGTAGTTCACCACGGTCATGGGCACGCAATTGGGCAGGCCTCTGGTTGTGGTTGTGAGCTGCTGGGGCTGAGGGCAGGGTGCACCTGAGGAGAAAACCCCACACCTCAAAACCCAAGAATACATTCCTCCACCGAGCAGCCTTCCCTGCGGTCTTTTAAAGGCCTGCCCAAGCTGTCCTCTTCCTCACCCCTGCCGACTGCCCCGACACGTGTTTCTCCCAAAACGCCCCTTCCACATTACACATCCCTGGAGACGTCAACGTCACCACGGAATTGTGCGCGCTGAACGTGTAGAAAGTGATCGATCCTCGACTGGGTAATGTTGCACAAAATGGTTTTGAAATGTTTTCAAGTTCCGATCCATTCTTTGCCCCTCAGCATCCACCTCGCTTGATCACACAGTGAAAGCCAGAGACCCGGCTGGGCCAGGCCTTACTGGGGGAGTGGCCACATGGGGCttctgccccagccctgagggagTCCTCTCCGTCTTGGCCCTTGCTCTGGCCACTGTCACTGTGTTTTCCCTGGATGCTCACCCTCGTGCCAGACAAAGACGTTGGCCTGCAAGGCGCTGGGGTCCACTTTGGTGACAGCCACCAGCACGTCCCGCAGGGTGGTATTTCTGATCTCCGCAATCTCCTCCTCGGAGAACAGCCTGCGTTGGGGACAGATGGGAAGTGGCTGGAATCAGGACAGAGATACAGACAGACCCTGCAGCAACCTCAAGCTCTGGGACTCAGCCGAGGAAAGAGACATAGAGGGGCTGGGGCTCATGGGGGCTGcctggggccagagagagagggtCTTGGGCCCAGGCTGAGGCAGAAGCTGAGGCGGGAacaggggctgggggcaggggggcaggcaggccttacCCATTCCTGGTGTTCTCAAACCAGTAGCGGTCACCATCCCGCAGCCGTACAAACTGGTCCAGGACAATGGCAGTGAAGAGGGGTCCGGGCCCCCCGTGGCTCTCTAGGAGCCCCCCGGGGAGCAGCTCCAGCCGGGACAGGTCGTGGTTGTAGAGCGCCGCTGTGGCCTCCAGCACCTGGGCCAGCAGAGGAGGTGAGGAGAGTGTGCCCGGAGGGCAGCCACTGCTGTCCCAGCCTTTAGATGTCGGGCCCCtgccctgtggctctgccctggcTGGGGGGCgggagtcgggggggggggtggaggtcaCTCCTCTTCATATTCCTAAGCACTTTGTCCATCTGGCAGGGGCTagccattgggggtggggggtggggatctgCGTCCCTGCCCATGGTGAGGCGGGTGTCCAAGGACCTAGCCTGTGGTCATTGCTATACTGCCTACCTAATCCCTGCAAGCAGTTTCGAACACTGCAAGACTGGGATCATAGAAGGCAACCAAGAAGACCCCCTGTTGAAAAGGTACCATGTAGCGGCTAAGAACACACGCTGGAGTCAGGGGACCTGAGTTTAAAGCCAGCCTCTAGGATTGACTGGCTACTTTGTCCCTAAAACCAGGATAATGATAGTAGCGGTGAGAGCTGGGGCTCAAAGAACTGCCCGCCCCCCTACACCTCAGGTGCCGTGGACTGGAGCGGTGGGAGTCTTTTCTGTCACTCGTTTTAATGGGgctctttccattcctcccaTACAGGTGTCGGCTTTCTTGGGTTTTACTGTGTCTACTTTATTACATGCATGTAAAGGAGCCCGCATAGCACAGTAGGGATCCCTGTGGAGTAGGTACATGATgggatgctaacctcaaggtctccagttcaaaaccaccagccactccatgggagaaagataggactttctattcccctaaggagttacagtcctggaacctCAAAggccagttctgtcctgtccaattgagtcactatgagtccacctccactcgatggcagtgtactTGGTttttgcctgtctgtctgtctgtttgatAGCACAGTGGTCAAGACCTCAGTTGCTAAACAAAGGTCTATGGTCAAACATACCCACCACTGTGCATGAGAAAGGTGAGGCCGTCGGCCTCCAGAaagaccacagccttggaaactacatgggactcctttgctctgtcctgcGGGACCACTGAGTCAGAATGATACCTGGCACCATGGAACAGATGGAAGGAGTTGGTCTATGAATAGGAACACGTTAGCTGCTATTCTCCTGTGGCTCCATTCCTCATGCTGACCTGGGGCTCGTTGTGGGGACTGAGCTCACTCCAGTTCTTCGGGGTCGTTAAGCCGAAGGCCATCAGAGCCTGGTTGTAGCTGGGCAGCCCCATGTCTCTGCCACGCTGGATGCTGCTGGCCACATAGTCTGTGCGAGAGTACTTGCCGGGGCCAGGCCAGTAATCTAAGGAAAAGAAAAGGCCGGCTGGTGGGCTCTGCCCCCAACCCTTCCTCATATGGGGCTTTTTACACCGTCTCCACCATTACCCTGCTCAGCGCTCCTCTAGGTACAGGCTTTGCCCAGGTTTGCCCTGGCAATGGCCTTGATGTAGGGTCAGTGTCGCCATGTGTGATCAGGGACAATTTCCCTGGCAGGATTTCCTCCCTAAAAACTCACTTGTTCACTCACTCAGACATAAGTAATTTATAATTAAAACAACACTAGACTGtaaattgtgttttttttaaagtttgaaacTCATTTTCTCCTAGTGGTtatttgaagtgtgtgtgtgtgtgtgtgtgtgtgtgtgtgtgtactgcagATGGTCCAGATTTGCCCGGTGATGAACCGAGAAGGATCTCCAGGCCCTGATCCTTGGGACTCAGTACTCACCCCTCAGGTCTTCAACCACGATCCTGTCCTCCAGCTCCGAGATCTGAGAGGCCATCCCCAGCAACAGGTTATTCACCGCCTCCGCACTGCTCAGGTTGGGATTCTGGAAGTAAACCCCACCTTCCAGGTAAGCCCTAGCTAGAGACCCAGCCCCTCGGCCTTCTCAGTGCCCAGGCTCTCACCCCAATGCTGTGACCTCCACAGGTAGGACACTCAGCCAGTCCTGGTCTCTTCCCAGATTTTCCCCTGCTCACTCCCTCCCTTGCCTCTCCCACCAGCCCTCAACCAGTTACTGCTTTCCCCAGCCTGTGTAGACATGGCCCTTGGCCCATCTTCCCCACACCTGTCTCTGCCCCCAGGCTGACCTCACGAATCCAGTAGCTGTTGCAAACCCTGAGAGCGGTCGAGTTGTCAGAATCCTTGCTCCAGACTTCCTGGAAATGACAACTGGCATTTCTGAAATGGAGACACCAAGGGGGCGGTGAAGGGATTCAGGCAAGAGTGGGACTGAGTAGGGCGAGAGACGCCCAAGGGATGGTCAGGTCAGGGTTGGGGCTTCACTACGTGGGGCATGCAAGGCAGGGATTTGGCAATGAACGTGTGAAGGTGGAGGGAGCTTGCTGTCTGCACCCAGTGGGGTAGATAGGCGCAGAGAAGGTGACCCCACTGCTGGAGAAACGTTGCTCTCAGCAGCCGAAGTTCAACCATTAGGAAAAATGGGACACAACTCAGGGCTACCAAGTGGATGTTGGCTCCTAAGGACCTTGTACAACAGggtagaacggtccctgtggcttcccagactgtaactcttaactcAGGAAGAGAACGCCTTCTCTTTCCCCCACTTGTAGGGTTAGCCCCACATGGAACCCACTACCTAGCCCCCAACCCAGGGTCCCATTTCAGGATCCTAAACAGGGCTCTGAATTTCCTCTCACACTGGAGACACGAAAGACTCTAGGCCCCCCCAGGAGTATCTGGTGGCTGCCAGCCAGTGTCTcccaccagcagcccctccctcACCTCATATAGACTCCCGGGGGCACCATGGTGGAGAAAAACTGCTCGGAGGCCGCCAGGAACTCCGGGGAGATGCTGGGGTCCTGGAAAGGGCGGTACCCTGGGGAGAGAGGCCACCATCAAAGAAATAGGCTCCTTACCCCACACCCTCCCCTTACGTGCACCCCGCTGGGTCATTGGAGCTTGATTCTGCCCCTCAACTAGCCCGAGTCTCCCCTCGACTCTCACCTTTATATTCAGAAGGCGTTAGCTGCAGGAAGCTGGGCAGCCACTCGTACAGCGCGATGTTCTGCGGGGTGGAGAGGGCAGagaggaggggggcggggagactgTCAAGTGGCTGGGGGCAGGGATCCCCTTAGGTGGGAGATTAGTGCCTGGCCCCAGCAGCGCTGGGAGAGGCCAGGTGGAGAGGCCTGTTCCACAAGTGACTCTGGGTGGGTTGTTTGGAAAGGATTAGTGATGTGTGCTGgaggaccccccctcccccaggcgggCGCCCTCTGGGCAGGAGGGTCTCCCTGGaaagggggaggggcggggcgcgGGTGGAGGCCGCGCGCACCTGGTAGGTGGCGACGACCCTCTTGCGCGCGTGCTGAAACAGCTCCTCGTCGCCCCAGTGCGGGTGCCGGTGCGCCAGCCTCTGCGCCCACAAGTTGTGGTAGCGGAACCACAGCAGCCCCAGCGCCTGCAGGAAGGGCTCGCGGTTGCCCCGCTCTGCCCCGAAGGCTGCGGCCGGGCAAGGGGGGACACACGCACGTGTTGGGGGGCGCCGCCGCCACCCCGGGACGCCCcggcccgccccgccccggcccccAGCCGCCTCACCGTAGAGCCCCTGGGCGCCCCGCTGGCCCGTGGCGGGGTCGGGCGCTGCCCACATgagtggcggcggcggcgagtCCACGGGGAAGGCGGGATCGCGCCCGGTCGCCAGCTGCCCCCCGGAGAAGCTCCGCAGCGCGTCGCTCCGCGAGTGCGAGGAGCCATAGATGGCGCTGCCGTCCAGCCAACCGGTCACCTCGTTGGTctgcggggcgggggaggggcgcgGGTTGGTGCCCgcctgctccccgcccccccggACCGTCCCCGGTGCCCCCCATCCCGGCCCGCGGCCCGCCGGGCCTCACCAGGTCCCGGGGGTTGCTGGGGCTCTGTCCGGTCTCGGGGTCCCAGCGGCTCCGCTG
This genomic stretch from Tenrec ecaudatus isolate mTenEca1 chromosome 14, mTenEca1.hap1, whole genome shotgun sequence harbors:
- the DUOX2 gene encoding dual oxidase 2 isoform X1, with protein sequence MFGARPEALVLLGALLTGPLAPAGGQEAPSLPWEVQRYDGWFNNLRHHERGAAGLRLQRLVPANYADGVYQALGEPLLPNPRQLSNAVSNGTAGQPSSRNRTVLGLFFGYHLLSDVVSVDRPGCPAEFLNIRIPPGDPVFDPDRLGDVVLPFQRSRWDPETGQSPSNPRDLTNEVTGWLDGSAIYGSSHSRSDALRSFSGGQLATGRDPAFPVDSPPPPLMWAAPDPATGQRGAQGLYAFGAERGNREPFLQALGLLWFRYHNLWAQRLAHRHPHWGDEELFQHARKRVVATYQNIALYEWLPSFLQLTPSEYKGYRPFQDPSISPEFLAASEQFFSTMVPPGVYMRNASCHFQEVWSKDSDNSTALRVCNSYWIRENPNLSSAEAVNNLLLGMASQISELEDRIVVEDLRDYWPGPGKYSRTDYVASSIQRGRDMGLPSYNQALMAFGLTTPKNWSELSPHNEPQVLEATAALYNHDLSRLELLPGGLLESHGGPGPLFTAIVLDQFVRLRDGDRYWFENTRNGLFSEEEIAEIRNTTLRDVLVAVTKVDPSALQANVFVWHEGAPCPQPQQLTTTTRGLPNCVPMTVVNYFEGSGLGFGITLVALCLLPLVSLLIAAVVAHFRGRERKKLLKKSKESMRKDTAKDGVPATEWPGPKEKSYPIIIQLLTDRGLQVLDRQLAVLRIIQLRPEQQVNLILSSDRGCRALLLKIPKEYDLVLLFSCETERATFVQHLRDSCSGWGLGVHMAAVDEKELFRKAVTKQQRGRILEIFFRHLFAQVLDINQADAGTLPLDSSQKVREALSCELSRAEFAESLGLKPQDMFVESMFSLADKDGNGYLSFREFLDILVVFMKGSPEDKSRLMFTMYDLDANGFLSKQEFFNMMGSFIEISNNCLTKAQLAEVVESMFREAGFEDKEELTWEDFHFMLRDHDSELRHTQLCVKGGGGGGTGVQDILKQNINSRVSFISRTPKESSCANGLGLPVLEAPELGGSGLKKRFGKKPVGPPPRLYTEAMRERIRRGLLAQKLQQYKRFVENYLRHIVCVAVFSAVCAGLFAERAYYYAFTSSSGISETTFVGIILSRGTAASISFMFSYILLTMCRNLITFLRQTFLNRYVPFDAAVDFHRWIAMAAVVLAILHSAGHVVNVYIFSVSPLSLLSCIFPTVFVNDGSLLPQKFYWWFFQTVPGMTGVLLLLVLAIMYVFASHHFRRRSFRGFWLTHHLYILLYILIIIHGSLALIQMPRFHIFFLVPALIYGGDKLVSLSRKKVEICVVKAELLPSGVTHLQFQRPQAFEYKSGQWVRIACLALGTTEYHPFTLTSAPHEDTLSLHIRAAGPWTTRLREIYSPSTGGGSASYPKLYLDGPFGEGHQEWHKFEVSVLVGGGIGVTPFASILKDLVFKSSLGSQMLCKKIYFIWVTRTQRQFEWLADIIREVEENDRQDLVSVHIYITQLAEKFDLRTTMLYICERHFQKVLNRSLFTGLRSITHFGRPPFERFFNSLQEVHPQVRKVGVFSCGPPGMTKNVEKACQLINQQDRVHFMHHFENF